In Primulina eburnea isolate SZY01 chromosome 14, ASM2296580v1, whole genome shotgun sequence, the following proteins share a genomic window:
- the LOC140811870 gene encoding E3 ubiquitin-protein ligase UPL5-like has product MSSSLSKRKLDDYADNVVFFVNPTRMRKDQTVLPSSSDSAHSSRTRSSADGSSRLQFFVRMLSDRTLVLQAQCTDTIKSIHEKIQSITGLPVIEQRLIYRGKQLQWEQTLAECEVQKDASLNLVGRMRSTEHPQAWQLINDVVSLIFSLYKNNPPAPILSVPRTKTVKSMLLEFLTMTPHPESDQAYGHLQIFTASSAPAALVMLYMSCHKPNRDTAEDAIRQFISSSKNVLPKHTYHQCVPIILDFCRSLSRAAGTGDPLYMLCRGSLAGIVECIEIGENKGLIGLRDIFPFVSELAAKLLRDLALSMESSSFVGPSLSDVRDFTAIVVPVSNEITRHDGYCGPIKVPLCVELHDFPVCYAKEIALLHGIFVDLLREMDKCLGKVEEHVNLMMKLDPDTLFFGWCQYLAILKELNCISKVFFGCVEEFWEIMKHRKIALCYLIVKFAKRSDDHKWILEHKEVTNFEARRHLAMMMLPDVKDEYEEMHEMLIDRMHLLSESFEYIANADAESLRAGLFMEFKNEEATGPGVLREWFFLVCQAIFNPQNALFLACPNDCRRFFPNPASKMDPLHLKYFRFSGRVIALALMHRVQVGIVFDRVFFSLLAGYGISLEDIRDADPYLYSSCKKILEMDAEAVDQDALGLTFVHEIEEMGSMKIVELCPGGKSLVVDSKNRERYVDSLIQHRFVVAISEQVSHFAQGFADIMSSRQLQRSFFYCLEPEDLDRMLYGSESAISVDDWKANTDYHGFKETDFQISWFWKIVGCMSAEQKKVLLFFWTSIKYLPIEGFSGLASRLYIYKTSESLDRLPSSHTCFYRLCFPAYPSMAMMRDRLHIITQEHVGCSFGTW; this is encoded by the exons ATGTCGTCGTCTCTCTCTAAGCGCAAGCTTGACGATTATGCAGACAACGTTGTTTTCTTTGTAAACCCTACAAGGATGAGAAAGGACCAGACCGTTCTCCCCTCGTCATCCGATTCCGCCCACTCCTCCCGTACCCGATCATCCGCCGACGGCTCCTCCCGTCTCCAATTCTTTGTCCGTATGCTTTCCGACCGAACCCTAGTGCTCCAGGCGCAGTGCACCGACACAATCAAATCGATTCATGAGAAAATCCAGTCGATCACCGGTTTGCCCGTCATCGAACAGCGACTGATTTACCGTGGCAAGCAGTTGCAGTGGGAACAGACTTTGGCCGAGTGCGAGGTTCAAAAAGATGCGAGTTTGAATTTGGTTGGCCGGATGCGGAGCACTGAGCACCCCCAGGCCTGGCAGCTGATCAACGATGTCGTTTCTTTGATTTTCTCTCTCTACAAGAACAATCCTCCGGCACCCATTCTTTCGGTGCCTCGCACCAAAACTGTGAAATCGATGCTCCTGGAGTTCTTGACTATGACGCCGCACCCAGAGTCCGACCAAGCCTATGGACACCTGCAGATTTTTACTGCGTCCTCTGCACCAGCTGCGCTGGTGATGCTATATATGTCTTGCCATAAACCTAATAGGGATACTGCGGAAGATGCCATCAGACAGTTTATTAGTTCCAGTAAGAATGTTTTGCCTAAGCATACATATCATCAATGCGTGCCCATAATTTTAGACTTCTGTAGGTCGTTGAGTAGGGCAGCTGGAACTGGTGATCCCTTGTATATGTTATGTCGTGGTAGTTTGGCAGGCATAGTGGAATGCATCGAAATAGGAGAAAATAAGGGATTGATTGGACTTCGTGACATATTCCCTTTTGTTAGTGAATTGGCCGCCAAGCTATTGCGTGATTTGGCTTTGAGTATGGAATCAAGCTCATTTGTGGGGCCTTCTTTGAGTGATGTGAGGGATTTCACAGCAATTGTGGTTCCTGTGAGCAATGAGATCACGAGGCACGATGGCTACTGTGGGCCTATTAAAGTTCCCTTATGTGTGGAACTCCATGATTTCCCAGTGTGTTACGCTAAGGAGATTGCTCTTTTGCATGGGATTTTTGTTGACTTGTTGAGGGAAATGGATAAGTGCTTGGGTAAAGTTGAGGAACATGTGAACTTGATGATGAAACTGGACCCTGACACTCTTTTCTTTGGATGGTGCCAATACCTAGCTATTCTGAAGGAGCTTAATTGTATTTCAAAAGTTTTTTTTGGCTGCGTAGAGGAGTTTTGGGAGATCATGAAGCATAGGAAGATTGCACTGTGTTACCTCATTGTTAAGTTTGCCAAGAGAAGTGACGATCATAAGTGGATTCTTGAGCATAAGGAGGTGACTAATTTTGAGGCAAGGCGTCATTTAGCAATGATGATGCTTCCTGATGTGAAGGATGAATATGAGGAGATGCATGAGATGCTCATTGACCGAATGCATTTGTTGTCAGAATCATTTGAGTACATTGCAAATGCAGATGCAGAATCTTTACGTGCTGGTTTATTCATGGAGTTTAAGAATGAGGAGGCAACAGGTCCTGGTGTGCTACGAGAGTGGTTTTTCTTGGTATGTCAAGCGATATTCAACCCTCAAAATGCTCTCTTTTTGGCTTGCCCCAACGATTGTCGAAGGTTCTTTCCAAATCCAG CATCCAAGATGGATCCTTTGCACCTCAAATATTTTCGTTTCTCTGGCAGGGTAATTGCATTAGCCTTGATGCACAGAGTACAAGTTGGCATAGTATTTGATCGTGTATTCTTTTCGCTGTTGGCTGGATATGGTATTTCATTAGAAGATATTCGAGATGCAGACCCCTATTTATATAGTAGCTGCAAGAAAATTTTGGAGATGGATGCTGAGGCTGTCGATCAGGATGCTTTGGGTCTAACCTTTGTTCATGAAATCGAGGAAATGGGATCAATGAAGATTGTTGAGCTGTGTCCTGGTGGGAAAAGCTTGGTTGTGGATAGTAAAAACAGGGAGCGTTATGTTGACTCTCTAATTCAACATCGCTTTGTTGTAGCTATTTCGGAACAGGTATCTCATTTTGCTCAAGGTTTTGCTGATATAATGAGCAGTCGGCAGCTCCAGAGATCTTTCTTCTACTGCTTGGAACCGGAAGATCTTGACAGGATGCTGTATGGCAGTGAGAGTGCAATTTCTGTAGATGATTGGAAAGCAAATACAGATTATCATGGCTTCAAAGAAACGGATTTTCAGATATCCTGGTTTTGGAAG ATTGTCGGCTGTATGTCAGCAGAGCAGAAAAAGGTACTCCTCTTCTTCTGGACCTCGATAAAGTATTTACCAATTGAAGGTTTCAGTGGTTTGGCTTCTCGACTTTACATATATAAGACATCCGAGTCGCTTGATCGGCTGCCTTCCTCGCACACATGCTTTTACCGGTTATGTTTCCCTGCTTACCCTTCGATGGCCATGATGCGAGATCGTCTTCATATCATTACTCAAGAGCATGTAGGTTGCAGCTTTGGAACTTGGTGA
- the LOC140811871 gene encoding tonoplast dicarboxylate transporter → MNEGSGTVYSDDPRTPLLPLQDPIRGKWSFNSVRSILTLNNFFILLGPLLCGIVCLCVKLNGSGGGGDSRWNMLAVLVWIFTWWLTEAVPMPITSMSPLFLFPLFGISSADDVARSYMDDVISLVLGSFILALAVEHYNIHRRLALNVTLLFCRDPLNPSLLLLGICATTAFVSMWMHNVAAAVMMMPVATGILQRLPPPDSRSTLEKIHVTKFCKAVVLGVIYSAAVGGMSTLTGTGVNLILVGMWKSYFPEANPISFSTWFFFGFPLALVIFMALWTILCLLYCKRGSGQALSAYLDRAHLKRELDLLGPMAFAEKMILAVFSMLIVLWMTRNITDDTPGWGSLFDGRVGDGTASVLMATLLFIIPNKKQQGEKLMDWKKCKEIPWNIILLLGAGFAIAEGVRSSGLTDVLSGMLEFLEAAPYWAIAPAVSLVSGTITEFTSNNAATTLVIPLLIELAETMHSHPLLLMVPGAIGAQFAFLLPTGTPSNIVGFTTGHIEIKDMLTTGIPLKVAGVLALTVLMPTLGAHVFGTDQLVSNFQKAK, encoded by the exons ATGAATGAGGGCAGCGGCACCGTGTATTCAGACGATCCAAGAACTCCTCTTCTTCCACTTCAGGATCCGATTCGCGGCAAATGGAGTTTCAACTCAGTCAGATCCATCCTCACGCTCAACAATTTCTTCATTCTACTAGGACCTCTGCTCTGCGGCATCGTTTGCCTCTGCGTCAAGTTAAATGGCAGCGGCGGAGGCGGAGACAGTAGATGGAATATGCTGGCCGTGCTTGTTTGGATTTTCACGTGGTGGCTGACTGAGGCGGTGCCAATGCCGATAACCTCCATGTCCCCGCTCTTCCTCTTCCCCCTGTTCGGAATCTCCTCCGCGGATGATGTGGCACGCTCGTACATGGACGATGTTATCTCTCTTGTTCTTGGGAGCTTCATACTTGCTCTGGCTGTTGAGCATTATAACATTCACCGAAGATTAGCTCTCAAT GTAACGCTGCTATTTTGCCGTGATCCATTGAACCCATCTCTCCTCCTCCTCGGAATATGCGCGACAACGGCATTCGTCAGCATGTGGATGCACAACGTGGCAGCCGCAGTCATGATGATGCCTGTGGCAACCGGAATTTTACAAAGGTTGCCACCACCTGATTCAAGGTCAACCCTTGAAAAAATTCACGTAACCAAATTCTGCAAGGCGGTGGTTTTGGGAGTGATATACTCGGCTGCTGTTGGTGGGATGAGCACCCTCACTGGAACTGGCGTGAACCTGATATTGGTCGGAATGTGGAAAAGTTATTTCCCTGAAGCCAATCCTATCAGCTTCAGCACCTGGTTTTTCTTTGGTTTCCCCCTCGCTTTAGTGATTTTTATGGCATTGTGGACCATACTCTGCTTGTTGTACTGCAAAAGAGGGTCGGGTCAAGCTCTGTCTGCTTATTTGGACAGAGCCCATTTGAAGAGAGAGCTTGATTTGCTAG GTCCAATGGCTTTTGCTGAAAAGATGATTCTAGCTGTTTTTTCG ATGTTAATAGTATTGTGGATGACACGGAACATAACCGATGATACGCCTGGCTGGGGGTCTCTTTTCGATGGCCGTGTTGGTGATGGAACTGCTAGT GTTTTGATGGCAACCTTGTTATTCATAATCCCAAACAAGAAGCAACAAGGGGAGAAGTTAATGGACTGGAAAAAATGCAAGGAAATCCCCTGGAACATCATATTACTACTAGGAGCCGGCTTTGCCATTGCTGAGGGGGTGCGTTCCAGCGGTCTGACGGATGTTTTATCAGGCATGCTGGAATTCTTGGAGGCGGCGCCATACTGGGCAATTGCCCCTGCTGTGTCACTGGTCAGCGGCACCATCACTGAATTTACGTCGAACAATGCCGCCACGACTCTTGTTATCCCACTTCTGATTGAATTAGCCGAAACGATGCATTCGCATCCGTTGCTACTTATGGTTCCTGGTGCTATTGGTGCGCAATTTGCTTTCTTGCTTCCCACAGGAACACCTTCCAATATTGTGGGGTTCACGACTGGACATATCGAAATCAAGGACATGTTAACCACTGGAATTCCGCTGAAAGTTGCCGGGGTTCTTGCGTTAACTGTTTTGATGCCTACACTTG GTGCTCATGTTTTTGGAACAGATCAACTTGTATCGAATTTTCAAAAAGCTAAATGA
- the LOC140811350 gene encoding cysteine proteinase inhibitor 5-like has protein sequence MATKVDIFLIAIEFLLAAFIVVDIFGGLKNIETLDDVVDGSGLTTNLTGDDPKVVNIANFAVDEYNKYTNSKLKFVNVVKVLFAQSSYLVLIQVTDGFESKQYAAIVQERGAQRGLVAFDEYSGHGL, from the coding sequence ATGGCCACTAAAGTCGACATATTTCTCATCGCCATTGAATTCTTGCTGGCGGCCTTCATTGTTGTCGATATCTTCGGTGGCCTGAAAAACATCGAGACGTTAGACGATGTCGTCGATGGCAGTGGATTAACCACAAACTTAACAGGCGACGATCCTAAAGTCGTAAATATCGCGAATTTTGCGGTGGACGAATACAACAAATACACGAACAGCAAGCTGAAATTTGTCAATGTTGTTAAAGTTTTATTTGCGCAATCAAGTTACTTAGTTTTGATTCAGGTGACGGATGGCTTTGAGTCCAAGCAGTATGCCGCTATTGTCCAGGAGCGAGGCGCTCAGAGAGGACTCGTCGCGTTTGACGAGTATTCAGGCCATGGTTTGTAG
- the LOC140813081 gene encoding uncharacterized protein: protein MATAEVESILVPVSESVPTEDVITTTDKAAEEVPPTELTETKEAATPVEEPAAPEAEPKKDVADDQPAAEAVEEEVSTEKPAEETAVPEVAEPDTVEETHEEAVAEVEKPAEATADPVVAEKAAVEETQEEATIEPASEAEPEAPAPVEESAATVEAVEEVPAQKTEE from the exons ATGGCTACAGCTGAG GTGGAGTCAATTCTGGTCCCAGTTTCAGAGTCTGTTCCAACGGAGGATGTGATCACCACCACAGACAAAGCGGCGGAGGAAGTACCACCAACGGAACTAACAGAAACCAAAGAAGCTGCAACACCGGTGGAGGAACCAGCTGCTCCTGAAGCAGAACCTAAGAAAGACGTTGCAGATGATCAGCCAGCAGCAGAAGCTGTAGAGGAAGAAGTTTCGACAGAAAAGCCTGCAGAGGAAACAGCTGTTCCAGAGGTGGCAGAGCCGGATACTGTTGAGGAGACTCATGAAGAAGCTGTGGCCGAAGTTGAAAAGCCTGCAGAGGCAACAGCTGATCCAGTGGTGGCGGAGAAGGCTGCTGTCGAGGAGACTCAGGAAGAAGCCACCATCGAGCCAGCCTCTGAGGCTGAGCCAGAGGCTCCAGCTCCGGTGGAGGAATCAGCAGCCACGGTTGAAGCAGTGGAGGAAGTTCCAGCTCAGAAAACTGAGGAGTGA